From Rhinatrema bivittatum chromosome 5, aRhiBiv1.1, whole genome shotgun sequence, the proteins below share one genomic window:
- the CLDN34 gene encoding claudin-34 has protein sequence MTYLAHTVHLQLAGLAFATVGWILSSITTGLVQWRVWHVANTTIITSGIAWVGIWRSCFFSDILISPSLRTMYCQEFSAQDSFLPREIFVAQGLMLVAVILGGMGKVSTVCALRNVYQGMPSGTEVMKWFITAGVLNLVAGVCILIPVAWNFYSVAHNFTISFPSSFYMPTSPLKQEVGAAIPVGIVSAVLMLLSGIFFLAYKLPAVSVLRVHPFTTEEGSKSDNCSISAKHTFPSKNRTSIGSSLDHKPYCNGISNDAFELNEYL, from the coding sequence ATGACCTACTTGGCTCACACTGTTCACCTCCAACTGGCTGGCCTTGCTTTTGCGACCGTGGGCTGGATCTTATCCTCCATCACAACAGGACTTGTGCAATGGAGAGTGTGGCATGTGGCTAACACCACCATTATCACCTCTGGCATTGCCTGGGTAGGAATATGGCGATCCTGCTTTTTCAGTGATATCCTGATCTCCCCCAGCTTAAGAACAATGTACTGTCAAGAATTCAGTGCTCAAGATTCCTTTTTACCCCGAGAGATTTTTGTCGCCCAGGGTCTGATGTTGGTAGCTGTCATCCTGGGAGGCATGGGGAAGGTCAGCACTGTCTGTGCACTGAGGAACGTTTATCAGGGCATGCCTTCTGGGACAGAGGTCATGAAGTGGTTTATAACTGCAGGAGTTTTGAATCTAGTTGCTGGCGTTTGCATCTTAATTCCAGTGGCCTGGAATTTCTATTCTGTGGCACACAACTTTACTATCTCCTTCCCGTCATCGTTTTATATGCCCACCAGCCCGTTAAAACAAGAAGTTGGAGCTGCTATTCCAGTTGGTATTGTATCTGCAGTTTTGATGTTACTGAGTGGGATTTTTTTCCTGGCTTACAAGCTACCTGCAGTGTCAGTCCTTAGGGTACATCCATTCACTACAGAGGAAGGCAGCAAGTCAGATAACTGCAGTATAAGCGCAAAACATACTTTTCCATCTAAAAACCGCACGTCCATTGGCAGCTCTCTGGATCACAAGCCCTACTGCAATGGCATTAGCAATGATGCATTTGAACTAAATGAATATCTGTGA
- the LOC115092449 gene encoding putative claudin-24 has product MEMGPCLAEIIGLLLSLLGCVCSLVAILMPQWLTVSSGLLVNENFLLSLWETCVIQDLNRSVCKSHSNLLALPPDIRMTRIFMCLSLSHGFLGFAVATPALTCVTFLGDHEIHTKRNMIICGGILVFLAGVLTLVPVAYMTHTTAVKFWDPTLGSLVPRWECGNAMISAWLSGFLLLVGSIILIKSQFCVGRMPERMGHSPVQPLAYTEVPSKMESV; this is encoded by the coding sequence ATGGAGATGGGGCCTTGCTTAGCTGAAATTATCGGACTGCTCCTATCCCTTCTCGGCTGTGTGTGCTCACTAGTGGCTATACTAATGCCCCAGTGGTTGACTGTCTCATCAGGTTTGCTCGTGAATGAAAACTTTCTGCTTAGTTTGTGGGAAACCTGCGTCATTCAGGATTTGAATAGAAGTGTGTGCAAAAGCCACAGCAATCTACTGGCTCTCCCTCCTGACATCCGAATGACCCGGATCTTTATGTGCCTTTCTCTGTCCCATGGTTTCCTGGGGTTTGCGGTGGCCACACCTGCATTGACTTGCGTGACGTTCCTGGGTGACCATGAAATCCATACAAAGAGAAACATGATCATCTGTGGAGGAATTCTTGTTTTCTTGGCAGGAGTTTTGACTCTGGTTCCTGTGGCCTACATGACTCATACCACGGCGGTGAAATTCTGGGACCCTACCTTAGGAAGCCTGGTGCCTCGCTGGGAATGTGGCAATGCAATGATCAGTGCCTGGCTCAGTGGATTCTTGCTTTTGGTAGGAAGCATTATCCTGATCAAATCACAGTTTTGTGTAGGCAGAATGCCTGAGAGGATGGGACATTCCCCTGTACAACCACTGGCTTATACAGAAGTGCCTTCCAAGATGGAGTCTGTGTGA